A window of Mycolicibacterium holsaticum DSM 44478 = JCM 12374 genomic DNA:
CAGGTGGGTCAGCAGCAGCGCGGTCAGCCCGTTGGCGCCGGCACCGGCGGCCGTCATCCGCTGCTGCACCCCGCGGCCGCAGTCGATGAGGAACGTCTGCCCGCCTGCCCGCACGAGCGTCGACGGGCCCGCGCGATTGGCGTCGGGAATCGGGCTACCAGTTCCGAGCAGCGTCACCTCGATCATGGCCCCACATATACCGGACCGCAGCGGCAAAAGTGCGGTCGTAGCGAAATCGGTTGCGCTGACTGATGACTCGTGCCCGCACCGGACGACGGCGCCGCACGGTGCGCGCTCGAGCGGTCCGTCGGGGCTGCGCCGTCCGGGGGCAGCGGTGCCGCGGTTCTGGGACACCGATGCCAAAACCTCCCGCGTTTGGCCCCGCAGACCTAGCCTGGTGTGAGGAAGATCACTGAAACGGAGGCATCGATGCGGATCGCGGACGTATTGCGCAACAAGGGTGCGTCGGTGGCGACCATTACCCCGGAGACTTCGATCGCCGGGCTGCTGACCGAGTTGAGCGTGCGGAACATCGGCGCGATGGTGGTGGTCGCCCCGGATGGTTTGGCCGGCATCGTGTCCGAACGCGATGTCGTGCGTGCACTGCAGAAAAAGGGCGGTGAGCTGCTCACCCGCCCGGTGTCGGAGATCATGTCCACGCTCGTGGCGACCTGCTCGCCGAACGACTCCGTGGACAGCCTGAGCGCGTTGATGACCACCAACCGGGTGCGTCACGTTCCGGTGATGGAAAACGGTCGACTGGCCGGGATTGTTAGCATCGGCGACGTGGTCAAGACGCGGATGGAGGAACTCGAGGCGCAACAGGAGCACTTGGAGGCCTACATCACCCAGGGCGGCTGATGCCGAGCGTCCTCGACGTTCGTCCACCGCACAAGGCCGATATCCGGTCGCTGGCTCGCACCTTGGGCCGAGCCTTCTACACCGACCCCCTGATGACGTGGCTGCTGCCCGACGACAGCCGCCGCACCAAGGGGTTGACGCGCATGTTCGCGGCGATGACCCGTTACCACTTTCTGGCCGGCGGAGGCGTCGAGGTCGCGCTCGGATCCGACGGCATCGGCGCGGCGGCGCTGTGGGATCCGCCGGGCCGGTGGCAGCAGTCGCCGCTGCAGGAGTTGCGGATGATGCCCAGCTTCATGCTCGCGATGGGCACCGCGGCGGGCCGGGGTCGCCAGATCAGCGAGCTGATGAAGAAGCACCATCCCGAAGAGCCGCACTGGTATCTGGGCGTGATCGGCAGCGATCCGACCGTGCGCGGCGGCGGGTTCGGGCACGCCTTGATGCAGTCCCGGCTGGAACGGGTGGACGCCGAGCATGCGCCGGCTTACCTGGAGTCCAGCAACCCCGACAACGTGCCCTACTATCAGCGGTTCGGCTTCGAGGTCACCGGCGAGATCACGGTGCCCGACGGCGGGCCGACGATGTGGCCCATGTGGCGCCAACCGCGATAGGTCGGCGCCGAGGAGAAGTCAGCTCCAGGAGTACTCGGCGCGCAGCCGGGTGGCGACCAGCTCGAACTTCTCGCGTTCGAGGATCGCCCCTTCGCGGCGGATGCCTTCCTCGGGCACGTCGAGCACCCGGTCCAGCCGCACCCAGCTCTGCCTGTTCTCGTAGTCCCAGGTGCCGCTGCCGATCGCGACCCAGTTCGGGTCGTCGCGATGGTGGTCCTGGCTGGAGAGCATCAGCCCGAGCAGGGTGGCGCGGTCCCGGCCGACCACCAGCACCGGACGGTCCTTACCCTGGTTCGGATCGTCCTCGTAGACCACCCAGGTCCACACGATCTCGCCGGGGTCGGCGCGGCCGTCCAGGTCGGGGGCATAGACCAGCTTGCGGGCGCGATGCGTGGTCGGCACGAAATTGCGGCTGACCGGCCGGCCTGTGGTGAGGGCAGGAACGCGCTCGTCGACGGGGCCCGCGATGGCATCCCAGCCGATCTTGATGCCCTGCTGGATACCGCGCTGCAGCGTCTGGGAATTCTGCAGTTGACGGACGAACTTGGGCGCCTCGTTGAACACCAAATTCTCGGCAAACCTCTGAAAGGTTTTCCACGGCGGAGCCATATTGCCGAGCATATGTGAAGTCGCCTGGCCGCGATTGTGCCGACCGGCGCCTGCCTGGATACCCTGATAGCACACATAGTCCGCTTCACCAGGAGATTCCCATCAGCAGCTTCGCCGACCAGACCTTCACCGCGCCGGCGCAGATTCGAAACTTCTGCATCATCGCCCACATCGACCACGGCAAGTCGACGCTGGCCGACCGGATGCTGCAACTCACCGGCGTCGTCGACGACCGCACGATGCGCGCGCAGTACCTGGACCGGATGGACATCGAACGTGAGCGCGGCATCACGATCAAGGCCCAGAACGTCCGGCTGCCTTGGACGGTGCAGGGGCAACAGGGCGACCAGCAATACGTGCTGCACCTGATCGACACCCCCGGCCACGTCGACTTCACCTACGAGGTGTCGCGGGCGTTGGAGGCGTGCGAAGGCGCGGTGCTGCTCGTGGACGCCGCCCAGGGCATCGAGGCGCAGACACTGGCCAACCTCTACCTGGCGCTCGACCGCGACCTGGCGATCATCCCGGTGCTCAACAAGATCGACCTGCCCGCCGCCGACCCGGACCGCTATGCCGCGGAGATCGCCCACATCATCGGCTGTGAACCCGGCGACGTGCTGCGGGTCTCGGGCAAAACCGGCGATGGTGTCCCCGACCTGCTCGACCACATCGTGCGCGAGGTGCCTGCCCCCACCGGCGACGCCGACGCCCCGGCACGAGCGATGATCTTCGACTCGGTCTACGACACCTACCGCGGTGTGGTGACCTACGTCCGCGTCGTCGACGGCAGGATCGTCCCACGCGAGCGGATCAAGATGATGTCCACCGGCGCCGTCCACGAACTCCTCGAGGTCGGCATCGTGTCCCCGGAACCCAAGCCGTCCGACGGCCTGGGCGTCGGGGAGGTCGGCTACCTGATCACCGGGGTCAAAGACGTGCGGCAGTCCAAGGTCGGTGACACCGTGACGACCGCACGTAACGGCGCCGTGGAGGCGCTGACCGGCTACCGCGAACCCAAGCCGATGGTGTACTCGGGGCTGTATCCGGTCGACGGCTCGGACTACCCGGATCTGCGTGACGCGCTGGACCGCCTGCAACTCAACGACGCCGCGCTGACGTGGGAGCCGGAGACCTCGGTGGCGCTGGGATTCGGTTTCCGCTGCGGCTTTCTGGGCCTGCTGCACATGGAGATCACCCGCGAGCGCCTCGAGCGAGAGTTCAACCTGGACCTCATCTCCACCTCACCCAACGTCGTGTATCGGGTGGTGACCGAAGACGGTGCGGAGATGGTGGTGACCAACCCGTCGGACTGGCCGGGCGGCAAGATGCGCGCCGTCTATGAGCCCGTCGTCAAGACGACGATCATCGCGCCCAGCGAGTTCATCGGCGCGATCATGGAACTGTGCCAGTCGCGCCGCGGCGAGTTGGGCGGCATGGACTACCTGTCGCCCGAACGCGTCGAGTTGCGGTACACGATGCCGTTGGGCGAGATCATCTTCGACTTCTTCGACTCGCTGAAATCACGTACCCGCGGCTACGCCAGCCTGGACTACGAAGAGGCCGGCGAGCAGGAAGCCGACCTGGTCAAGGTCGACATCCTGCTGCAGGGTGAGCCCGTCGACGCGTTCAGCGCGATCGTGCACAAGGACTCGGCGTACGCCTACGGCAACAAGATGACGACCAAGCTCAAGGAGCTCATCCCGCGTCAGCAGTTCGAAGTTCCGGTGCAGGCGGCGATCGGGTCGAAGATCATCGCCCGCGAAAACATCCGCGCGATCCGCAAAGACGTGCTATCGAAGTGCTACGGCGGTGACATCACCCGTAAGCGCAAGCTGCTGGAGAAGCAGAAGGAAGGCAAGAAGCGGATGAAGACGATCGGTCGGGTCGAGGTGCCGCAGGAGGCGTTCGTCGCCGCCCTGTCCACCGACTCGGCTGCCGACAAGGCCAAGAAGTAGGCCGTCGATGCGCTCGCGCGGGTGGACCGTCGGTGCGCTGAGCGCCTGTGTGCTGCTTGCCGGTTGTTCGAGCCAGGTCGCCGACCCGCCCGCGCTGCGTATCGCCGAGGTCGTCAAGCCGTCGCCGGTGCGTGCGCTCGCCCAGGTGCTGCCCAGCGGCGACGAACTGGCCACGATGCTGGGCATCGCCGGTTTCCTGGGGCAGCTCGTCGATGGCGGCCCCGACCTGCTGCTGCAGAGCGTCGGGGAGGCCGAGGCGACCCCCGCGGAGTGCGTGGGCACCGGCTACCGGCTGCAGAAGGTCGTCTACGGGGCCGGTTCGGTGCGCACCGTGGCCAGCCAGTCGTGGGCGGGTGGGGACGCCAACGGCCCGTCGTCGTCGGGATTCTTCGGCGTCGTCCAGTTCGCCACCCCCGACGACGCCCAGCAGTTCTTCGCCGCCGCGGCCGACGAATGGCACCGCTGCAACGGGCAGACGTTGGTGCTGCAACGCCCCGGCTCGCACACCTCCGCCGCCAGCAGGATCACCGGGGTGACCGTCGACCACAACACCGTGTCGGCCGTCGTGATGCACGACGGCGGCTCGACGGTTCAGCGCGCGCTGGGGGTGGCATCGGATTGCGTTGTGGACGTGGAGATCTCCGACGTGGCCGGGCCCGACCCGATGGGCGCGCACGACGCGGTCTCGGTCGCCAACCTGATGTTGCAGAAGATCGACTGACCGGCTTCCGCCGCCCGCCGACCCTCAGATATACATCGCCGGATCGATGTAGCAGGTGGGGTCGACGGCCTGCTCGCGTTCCTGATCGGTGCGGTGCCGCACGACCGCCGGTATGCCGGTCGCGATCGAATCCGGCGGAACATCGCGGGTGACAACGGCGTTGGCGCCGATCGCGCTGTCGTCGCCGACCGTGAGCGGCCCCAGCACCTTGGCGCCGGCGCCGATCGTGACCCGGTTGCCGACCGTGGGGTGGCGCTTGACCTGTTTGAGGGTGCGCCCACCCAGCGTCACCCCGTGGTAGAGCATCACGTCGTCGCCGATCTCGGCGGTCTCGCCGATCACCACGCCCATGCCGTGGTCGATGAAGAAGCGCCTGCCGATGGTGGCGCCCGGGTGGATCTCGACACCGGTCAGCGCCCGGACCATCTGCATCAGCACGCGCGCCGGTCCACGCAGCCGCGGCCGTGCCCACATCCGGTGCGCCACCCGGTGCGCCCAGATCGCGTGCAGACCGGAGTACACCAGCGCGTTCTCCAGATCTCCGCGCGCGGCGGGATCGTGGGCACGGGCGTTTCTCAGGTCCTCTCGCAGGGTGGCGAGCAGCGCCATGACGGTCTCAGTCCCGGATGTGCTCGAACAGCGGCGTGGACACGTAGCGTTCGCCGAAGTCGGGGATGACCACCACGATCATCTTCCCGGCGTTCTCCGGCCGGTTGGCCAACTCG
This region includes:
- a CDS encoding CBS domain-containing protein, producing MRIADVLRNKGASVATITPETSIAGLLTELSVRNIGAMVVVAPDGLAGIVSERDVVRALQKKGGELLTRPVSEIMSTLVATCSPNDSVDSLSALMTTNRVRHVPVMENGRLAGIVSIGDVVKTRMEELEAQQEHLEAYITQGG
- a CDS encoding GNAT family N-acetyltransferase, which produces MPSVLDVRPPHKADIRSLARTLGRAFYTDPLMTWLLPDDSRRTKGLTRMFAAMTRYHFLAGGGVEVALGSDGIGAAALWDPPGRWQQSPLQELRMMPSFMLAMGTAAGRGRQISELMKKHHPEEPHWYLGVIGSDPTVRGGGFGHALMQSRLERVDAEHAPAYLESSNPDNVPYYQRFGFEVTGEITVPDGGPTMWPMWRQPR
- a CDS encoding type II toxin-antitoxin system PemK/MazF family toxin; the encoded protein is MLGNMAPPWKTFQRFAENLVFNEAPKFVRQLQNSQTLQRGIQQGIKIGWDAIAGPVDERVPALTTGRPVSRNFVPTTHRARKLVYAPDLDGRADPGEIVWTWVVYEDDPNQGKDRPVLVVGRDRATLLGLMLSSQDHHRDDPNWVAIGSGTWDYENRQSWVRLDRVLDVPEEGIRREGAILEREKFELVATRLRAEYSWS
- the lepA gene encoding translation elongation factor 4, translating into MPGYPDSTHSPLHQEIPISSFADQTFTAPAQIRNFCIIAHIDHGKSTLADRMLQLTGVVDDRTMRAQYLDRMDIERERGITIKAQNVRLPWTVQGQQGDQQYVLHLIDTPGHVDFTYEVSRALEACEGAVLLVDAAQGIEAQTLANLYLALDRDLAIIPVLNKIDLPAADPDRYAAEIAHIIGCEPGDVLRVSGKTGDGVPDLLDHIVREVPAPTGDADAPARAMIFDSVYDTYRGVVTYVRVVDGRIVPRERIKMMSTGAVHELLEVGIVSPEPKPSDGLGVGEVGYLITGVKDVRQSKVGDTVTTARNGAVEALTGYREPKPMVYSGLYPVDGSDYPDLRDALDRLQLNDAALTWEPETSVALGFGFRCGFLGLLHMEITRERLEREFNLDLISTSPNVVYRVVTEDGAEMVVTNPSDWPGGKMRAVYEPVVKTTIIAPSEFIGAIMELCQSRRGELGGMDYLSPERVELRYTMPLGEIIFDFFDSLKSRTRGYASLDYEEAGEQEADLVKVDILLQGEPVDAFSAIVHKDSAYAYGNKMTTKLKELIPRQQFEVPVQAAIGSKIIARENIRAIRKDVLSKCYGGDITRKRKLLEKQKEGKKRMKTIGRVEVPQEAFVAALSTDSAADKAKK
- a CDS encoding sensor domain-containing protein — its product is MRSRGWTVGALSACVLLAGCSSQVADPPALRIAEVVKPSPVRALAQVLPSGDELATMLGIAGFLGQLVDGGPDLLLQSVGEAEATPAECVGTGYRLQKVVYGAGSVRTVASQSWAGGDANGPSSSGFFGVVQFATPDDAQQFFAAAADEWHRCNGQTLVLQRPGSHTSAASRITGVTVDHNTVSAVVMHDGGSTVQRALGVASDCVVDVEISDVAGPDPMGAHDAVSVANLMLQKID
- the epsC gene encoding serine O-acetyltransferase EpsC → MALLATLREDLRNARAHDPAARGDLENALVYSGLHAIWAHRVAHRMWARPRLRGPARVLMQMVRALTGVEIHPGATIGRRFFIDHGMGVVIGETAEIGDDVMLYHGVTLGGRTLKQVKRHPTVGNRVTIGAGAKVLGPLTVGDDSAIGANAVVTRDVPPDSIATGIPAVVRHRTDQEREQAVDPTCYIDPAMYI